Proteins found in one Brachyspira murdochii DSM 12563 genomic segment:
- the tsaD gene encoding tRNA (adenosine(37)-N6)-threonylcarbamoyltransferase complex transferase subunit TsaD, with product MKILGIDTSCDDTSAAIVEDGNKVLSSVLSSSIDAHKDFQGVVPEIAARKHLEAILYVIDKAVKDADTSLDKIDLFAVTNRPGLLGSLLVGVGSAKSLAFSLNKPLLALDHIAAHIYSPHLTNNIEFPYIALVVSGGHTIITEVHDYGEYKVVGTTLDDAVGEAFDKVAKFLNLGYPGGPIIDKLAKEGNKEAIKYPVILLNGIDEYNFSYSGLKTACVYSTKKYLKEGCEATNENIAAAFQISAIEPLYIKTLKYVQKSGIKRVTLSGGVACNSYLRERFGNSKDFECYLPALKYTTDNAAMVAGLAYYMKDKESFADYNLDCSSRVLNKKYNKNKSIK from the coding sequence ATGAAAATATTAGGTATAGATACTTCCTGTGATGATACTTCTGCTGCTATAGTTGAAGATGGAAATAAAGTTTTATCATCAGTATTAAGCTCATCAATAGACGCTCACAAAGATTTTCAAGGCGTAGTTCCAGAAATTGCAGCAAGAAAACATTTGGAAGCTATACTTTATGTAATAGACAAAGCTGTAAAAGATGCTGATACATCATTAGATAAAATAGATTTATTTGCAGTTACAAACAGACCGGGACTTTTAGGTTCTCTTCTTGTGGGAGTAGGAAGTGCAAAATCTTTGGCTTTTTCACTAAATAAACCATTACTAGCATTAGACCATATAGCAGCACATATTTATTCACCTCATCTTACAAATAATATAGAGTTTCCATATATAGCATTGGTTGTATCTGGGGGGCATACTATAATAACAGAAGTTCATGACTACGGAGAATATAAGGTTGTAGGCACAACATTAGATGATGCTGTAGGCGAAGCTTTTGATAAAGTAGCCAAGTTTTTAAATCTAGGATATCCGGGGGGACCTATAATAGACAAACTTGCAAAAGAAGGAAATAAAGAAGCCATAAAATACCCTGTTATTTTACTTAATGGTATAGATGAATATAATTTCTCATACAGCGGGCTTAAAACAGCATGTGTATACTCCACAAAAAAATATTTAAAAGAAGGATGCGAAGCTACAAATGAAAATATAGCTGCCGCCTTTCAAATAAGTGCCATAGAGCCTTTATATATAAAAACTCTCAAATATGTTCAAAAAAGCGGTATAAAAAGAGTTACATTATCTGGAGGTGTTGCCTGCAATAGTTATCTTCGTGAGAGATTTGGAAACTCAAAAGATTTTGAATGCTATCTTCCAGCTTTAAAATATACTACCGACAATGCCGCTATGGTAGCAGGACTTGCATACTATATGAAAGATAAAGAAAGTTTTGCCGACTATAATTTGGACTGCTCTTCTAGGGTGCTTAATAAAAAGTATAATAAGAACAAGAGTATTAAATAG
- the pheS gene encoding phenylalanine--tRNA ligase subunit alpha, which yields MDNLEELYSFLKNSIENANTQSEIDDIRIHYLGRKGKITELLKSLSSIENIEEKKEFGKKINEIKNYCENALSEKKNEISDREFLLSLEKNKIDITMPGRRPKAASVNLLTSVEEEIVSILTEIGFRVVEGNEIEDDFHNFEALNIPYYHPSRDSHDSFFISKENVLRTHTSGMQIRTMLETPPPIAVVSPGKCARRDAIDSKHSPVFHQVEGIMVDSGISFNDLKGILELFCKRMFGDKTQIRLRPDYFPFVEPGADLSATCVICGGSGCKTCGGEGWLELMGAGMIHPNVFKHVGYDITKYTGFAFGMGIERVAMIKYGITDIRMFYENDIDFLKQW from the coding sequence ATGGATAATTTAGAGGAGCTTTACAGCTTTTTAAAAAACAGTATAGAAAATGCTAATACTCAGTCAGAAATAGATGACATAAGAATTCATTATCTTGGACGTAAAGGAAAAATTACAGAACTTTTAAAAAGCTTATCATCTATAGAAAATATCGAAGAAAAAAAAGAGTTTGGAAAAAAGATTAATGAAATAAAAAACTATTGTGAAAATGCTTTGTCTGAAAAGAAAAATGAAATTTCAGATAGAGAATTCCTTTTATCTCTAGAGAAAAATAAAATAGATATTACTATGCCGGGCAGAAGACCTAAAGCAGCAAGCGTCAATCTTCTTACAAGCGTAGAAGAAGAAATAGTATCTATTTTAACTGAAATAGGTTTCAGAGTAGTTGAAGGTAATGAAATAGAAGATGATTTTCATAATTTTGAAGCTTTAAATATACCTTATTATCACCCTTCAAGAGACAGCCATGATTCTTTCTTTATTTCTAAAGAAAATGTACTAAGAACTCATACATCAGGCATGCAGATAAGGACAATGCTTGAAACTCCTCCTCCTATAGCTGTTGTTTCTCCCGGTAAATGTGCTAGAAGAGATGCCATAGACTCAAAGCATTCTCCAGTATTTCATCAAGTAGAAGGTATTATGGTTGATAGCGGTATAAGTTTTAATGATTTGAAAGGAATCCTTGAATTATTCTGTAAAAGAATGTTTGGAGATAAAACACAGATAAGATTAAGACCAGATTATTTTCCATTTGTTGAACCCGGTGCGGACTTGAGTGCTACCTGTGTAATATGCGGCGGCAGCGGATGTAAAACTTGCGGAGGTGAAGGCTGGCTTGAACTTATGGGAGCAGGTATGATACACCCTAATGTATTTAAACATGTAGGCTATGACATAACTAAATATACAGGTTTTGCTTTCGGAATGGGCATAGAACGTGTGGCTATGATTAAGTATGGTATAACCGATATAAGAATGTTCTATGAAAATGATATAGATTTCTTAAAACAATGGTAA